In Clostridium swellfunianum, a genomic segment contains:
- a CDS encoding ROK family protein: MSKQYIIGLDIGGTKCAVLLASVSNNIEILDKLRFDTRTDKGFNYAIDKLFEAIKEILQKNNVDKKSVASIGISCGGPLDSKRGIIMSPPNLPGWNNVHIVDMLQKEFGIPTYLQNDANACALAEWKLGAGKGSSNMMFLTMGTGMGAGLIIDGKLYSGRNDMAGEVGHIRLKDQGPEGYGKIGSFEGFCSGGGIGRLAQMRVSELIDSGVKLSWCKTEEDIENLNAKVIGDYAAEGDKYASAIYEEVAEKLGEALAAFIDILNPELIVIGSIFARREELLRSKMEEVIEKEALEISRKNCKVVPAALEEKVGDLASIMVAAYGAEISLEEKKPASEKVMAHLNRLIERYPVLEAISEDIFKAYEITAESYRNSGKLLACGNGGSAADSDHIVGELMKGFMKKRLISKEEHEIIKSTAGDEKGRYIADHLQGALPAIALTQHAALSTAFLNDVAPDMIFAQQVYGYGVKGDVLIGLSTSGNSGNVVNAVMVAKAKGLKTIGLTGQGGGKLAELCDVAIKVPAAITPDIQELHLPIYHTLCCMLEEEFFQ, from the coding sequence ATGAGCAAGCAATATATTATAGGTTTGGATATAGGCGGCACAAAATGTGCAGTTCTGCTAGCAAGCGTAAGCAACAATATAGAGATTTTAGATAAACTAAGATTCGATACTAGAACAGATAAAGGCTTTAACTATGCAATAGATAAATTGTTTGAAGCTATAAAAGAAATTCTACAAAAGAATAATGTAGATAAAAAGTCAGTGGCTTCAATAGGTATAAGCTGCGGAGGTCCTTTAGACAGCAAAAGAGGTATTATAATGTCTCCTCCTAATTTGCCAGGATGGAATAATGTTCATATTGTAGATATGCTTCAAAAGGAATTTGGAATTCCAACCTATCTTCAAAATGATGCTAATGCCTGTGCTTTAGCAGAGTGGAAGCTTGGAGCAGGAAAGGGAAGCTCAAACATGATGTTCTTAACCATGGGGACAGGCATGGGAGCTGGTCTTATTATAGACGGAAAGCTTTATTCAGGTCGAAATGACATGGCTGGAGAAGTAGGACACATTAGATTGAAAGACCAAGGACCAGAGGGCTACGGAAAGATAGGTTCCTTTGAAGGCTTCTGCAGCGGCGGTGGTATAGGAAGACTTGCTCAAATGAGAGTAAGTGAACTTATTGATAGCGGAGTAAAACTATCCTGGTGCAAAACAGAAGAGGATATAGAAAACTTAAATGCAAAGGTTATAGGAGACTACGCTGCAGAGGGCGATAAGTACGCTTCTGCTATATATGAGGAAGTAGCCGAAAAGCTTGGAGAGGCGCTTGCTGCTTTTATAGATATACTAAATCCTGAACTTATAGTTATTGGAAGTATTTTTGCTAGGAGAGAAGAGCTTTTAAGATCTAAGATGGAAGAAGTAATAGAAAAAGAAGCCTTAGAGATATCTAGAAAAAACTGCAAGGTAGTACCAGCTGCTTTAGAAGAAAAGGTTGGTGATCTTGCTAGCATAATGGTTGCTGCTTATGGTGCAGAAATTAGTTTGGAAGAAAAGAAGCCAGCAAGTGAAAAGGTTATGGCTCACTTAAACAGACTCATAGAGAGATATCCTGTGCTTGAAGCTATAAGTGAAGATATATTTAAGGCTTATGAAATAACAGCAGAGTCATACAGAAATAGCGGAAAGCTTTTAGCCTGTGGTAACGGTGGAAGCGCTGCTGACTCTGACCATATAGTGGGAGAGCTTATGAAAGGTTTTATGAAGAAGAGACTAATAAGCAAGGAAGAACATGAGATTATAAAAAGCACCGCAGGAGATGAAAAAGGACGGTATATAGCAGATCATCTTCAAGGAGCACTTCCAGCTATAGCATTAACTCAGCATGCTGCTTTATCAACTGCTTTCTTAAATGATGTTGCTCCAGACATGATATTTGCTCAGCAGGTTTACGGCTACGGAGTTAAGGGAGATGTGCTTATAGGGTTAAGTACTTCAGGAAACTCGGGTAATGTAGTTAATGCAGTGATGGTAGCGAAGGCTAAAGGTTTGAAGACTATAGGACTTACAGGACAAGGCGGAGGAAAATTAGCTGAGCTTTGCGATGTAGCTATAAAGGTACCAGCTGCAATTACTCCAGATATACAGGAGCTTCATCTTCCTATATATCACACACTTTGCTGCATGCTTGAAGAAGAATTTTTTCAGTAA
- a CDS encoding glycoside hydrolase family 2 protein: protein MTNTETLNIPRNEYPRPQFERELWMNLNGQWDFDFDDNNVGEAEKWYAAKSLEKKITVPFCYQSSLSGIGDKSMHDVVWYKRSFTVPESFKGKRVKLNFGAVDYIAKVWVNGNLVGSHKGGHIAFSFDITDSLVEGENLVAIRVEDDSFDCSQPRGKQTWKEGNFGCWYTRTTGIWQTVWLEAVDKIHIERVKMTPDIDNRCLHIEVFTPEVYKDTILETEIHYEGKYINTSYVKLVEKRTSYSIDVCGKAIDFKVSYWWPGDPHLYDIKFKLKKLDGVKDEVNSYFGMRKISVRDGKIMLNNKEYYQRLILDQGYFGDGLLTAESEQMFIDDIKKIKSMGFNGLRKHQKIEDPRFLYWCDKLGMLVWAEMPSTYEFDDRAVENIMYEWTEAVKQQYNHPSIIIWTLMNESWGINEVYANKKQQSLANALYYMVKSMDQSRLLVSNDGWEHTITDILTIHDYVEKGDDVREDYKDKEKIVNGAPSKGNTKRTFAEGYSYEGQPVIISEYGGIAFAKDSGWGYGNKVETEEKFLVRFESITKAFMELDYACGYCYTQLTDVEQEVNGLMDWNHNLKFDPKKIHDIVRNIKKA, encoded by the coding sequence ATGACAAACACTGAAACCTTAAATATACCGAGAAATGAATATCCAAGACCTCAGTTTGAAAGAGAGCTTTGGATGAATTTAAATGGTCAATGGGATTTTGACTTTGATGACAATAATGTCGGAGAAGCAGAAAAGTGGTATGCTGCTAAAAGCTTAGAAAAGAAAATAACTGTTCCGTTCTGCTATCAAAGCTCCTTATCAGGTATAGGCGACAAATCAATGCACGATGTGGTTTGGTACAAGAGAAGTTTCACAGTTCCAGAAAGCTTTAAAGGAAAAAGAGTTAAGTTAAACTTTGGAGCAGTAGACTATATAGCAAAGGTTTGGGTAAATGGAAACCTAGTGGGCAGTCATAAGGGAGGGCACATAGCTTTTTCCTTTGATATAACAGATTCTTTAGTAGAAGGCGAGAATTTAGTAGCAATAAGAGTTGAAGATGACAGCTTTGACTGTTCTCAGCCAAGAGGAAAACAAACTTGGAAGGAAGGAAACTTTGGCTGCTGGTACACAAGAACTACTGGTATATGGCAGACAGTATGGCTTGAGGCTGTAGATAAGATTCATATCGAAAGAGTTAAAATGACTCCTGATATAGATAACAGATGCCTTCATATAGAAGTATTCACACCAGAAGTTTACAAGGATACTATTCTCGAAACAGAAATACATTATGAAGGAAAATATATAAATACATCTTATGTAAAACTTGTGGAAAAGAGAACAAGCTATTCAATAGACGTATGCGGAAAAGCTATAGACTTCAAGGTTAGCTATTGGTGGCCAGGAGACCCTCATCTTTACGACATTAAGTTCAAGTTAAAGAAGCTTGATGGGGTTAAAGATGAAGTTAACAGTTACTTTGGTATGAGAAAGATAAGTGTTCGAGATGGAAAAATAATGCTTAACAACAAGGAATACTACCAAAGGCTCATACTTGATCAAGGTTACTTTGGGGATGGTCTTTTAACTGCTGAAAGCGAGCAGATGTTTATAGATGATATTAAGAAAATTAAATCTATGGGCTTCAACGGTCTAAGAAAGCATCAAAAGATAGAGGATCCAAGATTCTTATACTGGTGTGATAAGCTGGGCATGCTAGTATGGGCTGAAATGCCCAGTACCTATGAGTTTGATGACAGAGCAGTTGAAAATATAATGTATGAATGGACAGAAGCTGTAAAACAGCAGTATAATCACCCATCAATAATTATTTGGACTTTAATGAATGAGTCCTGGGGAATTAATGAAGTATATGCAAATAAAAAGCAGCAGAGTTTAGCCAATGCACTTTATTACATGGTTAAATCAATGGATCAGTCAAGACTTTTAGTAAGCAATGATGGCTGGGAGCACACTATAACAGATATTTTAACTATACATGATTATGTTGAAAAAGGAGACGATGTAAGAGAAGACTACAAGGACAAAGAAAAAATAGTTAATGGGGCACCTTCAAAAGGAAATACTAAGAGGACTTTTGCAGAAGGCTATAGCTATGAAGGTCAGCCTGTTATAATCAGTGAATATGGTGGAATAGCTTTTGCTAAAGACAGTGGCTGGGGCTATGGTAACAAGGTTGAAACTGAAGAGAAGTTCTTGGTCAGATTTGAAAGCATAACAAAGGCTTTCATGGAATTGGATTATGCCTGTGGATACTGCTATACACAGCTTACAGATGTAGAGCAGGAAGTTAACGGTTTGATGGATTGGAATCACAACCTTAAGTTTGATCCGAAGAAAATTCATGACATCGTTAGAAACATAAAGAAAGCTTAA
- a CDS encoding glycosyl hydrolase-related protein — protein MSQILWAIGVPEGDLHYFANNFRNPNLVEDAIWNADERKNTLDEEEKWPLFHANEADPDAGYRLHPHTINFTLEEEPTGNYELRIDYLMISPRLPYLEVKVNGVSGNAYLLPHPSTSGEIKIAAGLHTSIYSEGSLKVVVPAEYMKKGQNTIVLTSRDDKEVLRTDNIEKIKRLDRMANPSGFNYQYLAFSKVEEELNSTLNNAEVVPLVVYLRNEQGDLAEKCSLYLEFNKKVNSGTLTLTVKEGSREQNVEFRISETAIGHYKLDFEIFDGEDKLEYVLEGTINGEAVKETGEFKRKKKWKVYLTPHAHTDIGYTHRQWEVAERLNRNIDKALEMIKKDREEGVDNIFAYNLDSSWAIETFLSTRSEEKRQELLREIKEKNISVPSNYVDLLTQFASLEDLIRNGELSEEVLREAGKIPDYMSVVDVASVTGSAPAILEGMGVKYLIHANNQDRGPFRLNGGLNKISPFYWEGTNGGKILVWLSKMYCELRKVCGSPPVLYSASTGLNMWLDEYEREDYVPDAVLLYGMEADNTDIDPQPHEFVKEWNRTYEYPQLINSDGSEFFKYVEDNFKDSLKTVKGDSGAYWEDGCGSTATASRQVRDAQAMLTAAERLESLAVIHNENWSYSLEDFKNAWREVLLFDEHTWGSHMAGVEEESWLQHDSWEVKEHMAKNSLMWSKRLLLSAATRHSLSWNNKGREVVLYNPHSWEVSGTVRVEIAKGEKVYDSETGEEIPVRKIVELKTQATVELWVEKLPGLSYRRYILKPEAREEKEDGAYLTVDNKITLENQYYNLVFDIKKGCITSLVDKTTNYQLVDLKDQFGLGKFIYAKGGEGTKLTGNHYELSDEGPELIEDFKLSSYEIEEFDHGTSIKLKGEVVRGELQIECVLHNKAKKIDLNYIYIKEETLNKEAVYVAFPFNLSQPEVLSDSHLGWVNWDKDELPGACKEWLPLQTGFMIKGNEVDIHVTSPDVPLFTVNEVVVGRWPKELNLSGSRVFSYVLNNYWNTNYKGCQGGTFIFRYSITSDKEIALGKAYKLGWESRQPIYAQRMSYQDFRETKAPYINETGMTLAKIGSDKVVASTIKKANYEEGFIVRLQEISGSRETAEVRFTGKEIKKAYRTDLLERTIEEISIESDGSLKVEVEPWSLSSVRVIL, from the coding sequence ATGTCACAAATATTATGGGCTATAGGAGTTCCAGAAGGTGATTTGCACTATTTTGCTAATAATTTTAGAAATCCAAATCTTGTAGAAGATGCGATTTGGAACGCAGACGAAAGAAAGAATACCCTAGATGAGGAAGAAAAATGGCCTCTATTCCATGCAAATGAAGCAGACCCAGATGCAGGCTACAGGCTTCATCCACATACCATAAACTTTACTTTAGAAGAAGAGCCAACAGGGAACTACGAGCTAAGAATAGATTACCTTATGATTTCACCAAGACTTCCTTATTTAGAGGTTAAGGTTAATGGAGTGTCAGGAAATGCGTACCTATTGCCTCATCCATCTACCTCCGGTGAAATAAAAATAGCAGCAGGACTTCATACCTCAATTTATTCTGAAGGAAGCTTAAAGGTTGTTGTGCCAGCTGAGTATATGAAAAAAGGGCAAAACACAATTGTTCTTACCAGCCGCGATGACAAAGAGGTACTAAGGACAGATAATATAGAGAAGATTAAAAGATTGGACAGAATGGCGAATCCGTCAGGTTTTAACTATCAGTACTTGGCTTTCTCTAAAGTGGAAGAAGAATTAAACAGTACTTTAAATAATGCGGAAGTAGTGCCTTTAGTAGTTTATTTAAGAAATGAACAAGGAGATTTGGCTGAAAAATGCTCCTTATATCTAGAATTCAACAAAAAGGTTAATTCAGGAACACTGACCCTTACTGTAAAAGAAGGCAGTAGAGAACAAAATGTTGAATTTAGAATTTCAGAAACAGCTATAGGGCATTATAAGCTGGACTTTGAGATTTTTGATGGAGAAGACAAACTTGAGTATGTTCTTGAAGGAACAATAAATGGTGAAGCTGTTAAAGAAACTGGAGAATTTAAGAGAAAGAAAAAGTGGAAGGTTTACTTAACACCTCATGCTCACACTGACATCGGCTATACTCATCGCCAGTGGGAGGTTGCTGAAAGACTAAACAGAAACATAGATAAAGCTCTTGAAATGATAAAGAAGGATAGAGAAGAAGGCGTTGATAATATATTTGCTTACAACTTGGATTCTTCTTGGGCTATAGAGACTTTCTTAAGCACTAGAAGCGAAGAAAAAAGACAAGAGCTTTTAAGAGAAATTAAAGAAAAGAATATAAGCGTACCAAGCAACTACGTAGATCTTTTAACTCAGTTTGCTTCACTTGAAGATTTAATAAGAAATGGTGAACTGAGCGAAGAAGTACTTCGTGAAGCAGGGAAGATTCCAGATTATATGTCAGTAGTTGACGTGGCTTCCGTTACAGGTTCTGCACCTGCAATACTGGAAGGTATGGGGGTTAAATATTTAATCCATGCCAACAACCAAGACAGAGGTCCTTTCAGACTAAATGGAGGTCTTAACAAGATATCGCCATTCTACTGGGAAGGAACTAATGGAGGAAAGATATTAGTATGGCTTTCCAAAATGTACTGCGAGCTTAGAAAGGTTTGCGGAAGCCCTCCAGTATTATATTCGGCTTCAACAGGCTTGAACATGTGGCTGGATGAATATGAAAGAGAAGATTACGTTCCAGATGCAGTTCTTCTTTATGGAATGGAAGCAGACAATACAGATATTGACCCTCAGCCTCATGAGTTTGTTAAGGAGTGGAATAGAACCTATGAGTACCCACAGCTTATAAACAGCGATGGAAGTGAATTCTTTAAGTATGTAGAGGATAACTTTAAAGATTCCTTAAAAACTGTAAAGGGAGACAGTGGCGCATACTGGGAGGATGGCTGCGGTTCAACAGCTACAGCTTCAAGGCAGGTTAGAGATGCTCAGGCTATGCTTACAGCAGCAGAGAGACTGGAATCCTTGGCAGTTATTCATAATGAAAACTGGAGCTATTCATTAGAGGACTTTAAAAATGCTTGGAGAGAAGTTCTTTTATTCGATGAGCATACATGGGGATCTCACATGGCAGGTGTAGAAGAGGAATCCTGGCTTCAGCATGATTCCTGGGAAGTAAAGGAACACATGGCTAAAAACAGCTTAATGTGGTCTAAGAGACTTTTATTAAGTGCAGCTACAAGACACAGCTTAAGCTGGAACAATAAAGGCCGTGAAGTTGTTTTATACAACCCTCACAGCTGGGAAGTAAGCGGTACTGTAAGAGTCGAGATTGCAAAAGGCGAAAAAGTATATGATTCAGAAACTGGTGAAGAAATACCAGTAAGAAAAATAGTAGAGCTAAAAACTCAAGCTACAGTTGAGCTTTGGGTGGAAAAACTTCCTGGACTAAGTTATAGAAGATATATTTTAAAGCCAGAAGCCAGAGAAGAAAAAGAAGATGGAGCTTATTTAACAGTTGACAATAAAATAACTCTTGAAAATCAGTATTATAATTTAGTATTTGATATTAAAAAAGGCTGTATTACAAGCTTAGTTGATAAAACTACAAACTATCAGCTTGTAGACTTAAAGGATCAGTTTGGGCTAGGAAAGTTTATCTATGCTAAGGGTGGTGAAGGGACAAAGCTTACTGGGAATCACTATGAGCTAAGTGATGAAGGTCCAGAACTTATAGAAGACTTTAAGCTAAGCTCCTATGAAATAGAGGAGTTTGACCATGGAACCAGCATTAAACTAAAAGGGGAAGTAGTTAGAGGAGAGCTTCAAATAGAATGTGTACTTCATAACAAAGCTAAGAAAATAGATTTGAATTACATCTATATAAAAGAAGAAACTCTAAATAAGGAAGCTGTGTACGTAGCCTTCCCATTCAACTTATCACAGCCTGAGGTATTATCAGATTCACATCTTGGATGGGTTAACTGGGATAAAGATGAGCTTCCAGGAGCCTGCAAGGAGTGGCTTCCTCTCCAAACAGGCTTTATGATAAAAGGAAACGAAGTAGATATTCATGTAACCTCTCCAGATGTTCCACTGTTCACTGTTAATGAGGTTGTAGTTGGAAGGTGGCCAAAAGAGCTTAATCTTTCAGGTAGCAGAGTATTTTCTTATGTGCTTAATAACTACTGGAATACAAACTATAAGGGCTGTCAGGGTGGAACCTTCATATTTAGATACAGTATAACCAGCGACAAGGAAATAGCTTTGGGAAAAGCATATAAACTTGGTTGGGAAAGCAGACAGCCGATTTATGCACAAAGGATGAGCTATCAGGATTTCCGTGAAACTAAGGCTCCTTATATAAATGAAACAGGAATGACACTAGCTAAAATAGGCTCTGACAAGGTTGTAGCTTCTACTATAAAGAAGGCTAATTACGAGGAAGGCTTTATAGTAAGACTTCAAGAGATATCAGGCAGCAGGGAAACGGCTGAAGTTAGATTTACTGGTAAGGAGATTAAAAAGGCCTATAGAACTGATCTCCTGGAAAGAACCATTGAAGAAATATCAATTGAAAGCGATGGAAGCTTAAAGGTAGAAGTAGAACCTTGGTCACTTTCAAGTGTAAGAGTGATTTTATAA
- the nagA gene encoding N-acetylglucosamine-6-phosphate deacetylase encodes MLILKNCSYLSKDRNFVTGNIAVDKDTIVNIGDFNISSEDIVVDLNGKKVIPGLIDIHFHGAVGYDVMDASPEEFNKISSYLAKCGTTSYLATTITSSKKNLFVALSNIKEAANNKHLAQASIEGVHIEGPYINSEKKGCHDVNYMRAPLNSEFDELKSGFGDTLELHFTIAPEIQGAEEFIKYACKSGATVSIGHTNAKTETVKAALGWGANIFTHLYNAMRGIDHREPGVAGTALNSDSYVELISDGVHVHPDIVNITYKLKGSEKLVLVTDAMKAAGLGDGTYDFGGFKVIVKDGIARQENGTLASSTLTMLNAVKNIMKFTGASLEEAVRMGSENPARAAHIFDRVGSIETGKKADLVVLNDNLEVQSVYCRGKQI; translated from the coding sequence ATGCTAATACTTAAAAATTGCAGTTATTTATCGAAGGATAGAAATTTTGTTACAGGCAATATTGCTGTAGATAAAGATACCATAGTTAATATAGGAGATTTTAATATATCTTCTGAAGATATTGTTGTAGATTTAAATGGTAAAAAAGTAATCCCCGGACTTATTGACATACACTTTCACGGAGCAGTTGGTTATGATGTAATGGATGCCTCACCTGAAGAATTTAACAAGATATCTTCTTATCTTGCAAAGTGTGGAACTACTTCTTATCTTGCAACAACCATAACTTCAAGTAAAAAGAACTTGTTTGTTGCTCTTTCAAACATTAAAGAAGCAGCAAATAATAAGCATCTTGCTCAAGCTTCAATTGAAGGAGTTCATATTGAAGGACCTTACATAAATTCAGAGAAGAAAGGCTGCCATGATGTAAATTACATGAGAGCTCCGCTAAATAGCGAATTTGACGAACTTAAAAGTGGATTTGGCGATACCCTTGAACTTCATTTTACAATAGCACCAGAAATACAAGGTGCTGAAGAGTTTATAAAATATGCCTGTAAGTCTGGAGCTACTGTTTCTATTGGGCACACAAATGCAAAGACTGAAACTGTTAAAGCTGCATTAGGTTGGGGAGCAAATATTTTCACCCATCTTTATAATGCAATGAGAGGTATAGACCATAGAGAGCCTGGAGTTGCTGGAACTGCCTTAAATTCTGATAGCTATGTAGAACTTATTAGTGACGGTGTCCATGTTCATCCTGATATTGTTAATATAACCTACAAGCTTAAGGGCAGTGAAAAGCTGGTGCTTGTAACAGATGCCATGAAGGCAGCTGGCCTTGGAGATGGTACCTATGACTTCGGAGGCTTTAAGGTAATTGTTAAAGATGGTATTGCTAGACAGGAAAATGGAACCTTAGCAAGCAGTACCTTAACTATGCTTAATGCTGTAAAAAATATAATGAAATTCACAGGTGCTTCTCTAGAGGAAGCTGTTAGGATGGGTTCAGAAAATCCTGCAAGAGCTGCTCATATTTTTGACAGAGTTGGTTCTATTGAAACAGGCAAGAAAGCAGACTTAGTTGTTTTAAATGATAATCTGGAAGTTCAAAGCGTATACTGCAGAGGTAAGCAAATCTAA
- a CDS encoding sulfatase family protein — MNKRLNVLCFITDQQRADHLGCMGNTIVKTPNIDALAENGVVFDRAHVANPLCMPARASLFTGRTPRGHGVRSNGIPLSKDIPTMPEALRQAGYRTHSIGKLHLNNYNRPKGFKNMEIDPQDFPEANHFWNTGITDRIQTPYYGFETVDLVDGHTSWAFGDYITWLEKEHPGARELLYSENALENRTGLSECYKMAIPEELHYNRYISNKTIEFLEDSKEEDKPFFLWCSFPDPHHPFGVPDPWYSMYDPVDIPLPKARYEEELDKLPPFYRRIYEEGGPVVSGLYGKSKVTDSILREMIALNYAMISFVDNEVGRVMSKLRELNMLEDTVVVFLSDHGDMMGDHHMIRKGPFQFEGLLRIPYIWSCPGRFASGLRTNGIASQIDFTPTILDLCNVPIPEGKTPYEPEAPNMVEPWPGKSLKLQLEGKVEKVNDYAIVENDEDYLGLRIRTFITDRYKLTIYAGKPYGELFDLKEDPMELNNLWSEPDYQELKASLKCQMLDAYILQDNALPRRLSHS, encoded by the coding sequence ATGAATAAAAGACTAAATGTTTTATGTTTTATAACCGACCAGCAGAGAGCTGACCACTTAGGCTGCATGGGAAACACAATAGTTAAGACACCTAACATAGATGCCTTAGCTGAAAATGGAGTAGTTTTTGACAGAGCCCATGTAGCAAACCCACTCTGTATGCCTGCCAGAGCCTCCTTATTTACTGGAAGAACTCCAAGAGGTCATGGAGTAAGAAGCAATGGCATCCCTCTTTCAAAGGACATACCAACTATGCCTGAAGCCTTAAGACAGGCTGGCTATAGAACTCACTCCATTGGAAAACTTCACCTTAACAATTACAATAGGCCTAAAGGCTTTAAAAATATGGAAATTGACCCTCAAGATTTTCCAGAAGCAAATCACTTTTGGAATACAGGCATAACAGACAGAATTCAAACTCCTTATTATGGTTTTGAAACTGTAGATTTGGTAGATGGCCACACCAGCTGGGCATTTGGAGATTATATTACTTGGCTGGAAAAAGAGCATCCTGGAGCTAGGGAACTGCTATACAGTGAAAATGCTTTAGAAAACAGAACTGGCTTATCAGAATGCTATAAGATGGCAATACCAGAGGAACTTCACTACAATCGTTATATATCGAATAAGACTATAGAATTTCTGGAAGATTCCAAGGAGGAAGATAAACCATTTTTCTTATGGTGCTCCTTCCCTGACCCTCATCATCCCTTTGGAGTGCCTGACCCTTGGTACAGCATGTATGATCCTGTAGATATTCCTCTTCCAAAAGCTAGATATGAAGAAGAATTAGATAAGCTTCCTCCTTTCTACAGAAGGATTTATGAAGAAGGAGGCCCAGTAGTAAGCGGACTATATGGAAAATCAAAGGTTACTGATAGTATTCTTAGAGAAATGATAGCATTAAACTATGCAATGATAAGCTTTGTGGACAATGAAGTTGGTAGAGTAATGAGTAAGCTTAGAGAGCTTAACATGCTTGAAGACACTGTTGTAGTGTTTTTAAGCGACCATGGCGACATGATGGGTGACCATCATATGATAAGAAAAGGTCCTTTTCAATTTGAAGGTTTATTGAGAATTCCATATATTTGGAGCTGCCCTGGACGCTTTGCATCTGGCTTAAGAACTAATGGCATTGCAAGTCAGATAGATTTTACACCAACTATTTTAGATTTATGTAATGTTCCTATACCAGAGGGCAAGACACCTTACGAGCCTGAGGCTCCAAATATGGTTGAGCCTTGGCCTGGAAAATCCCTTAAGCTTCAGCTTGAAGGAAAGGTTGAAAAAGTTAATGACTATGCTATAGTAGAAAATGATGAAGACTATTTAGGGCTTAGAATAAGAACCTTTATAACAGACAGATACAAGTTGACAATATATGCCGGCAAGCCCTATGGAGAACTGTTTGATTTAAAGGAAGACCCCATGGAGCTTAATAATTTATGGAGTGAGCCTGATTATCAAGAATTAAAAGCTTCTTTGAAGTGTCAAATGCTAGATGCTTATATTCTTCAGGATAACGCTCTTCCTAGAAGGCTCTCACATTCATAA
- a CDS encoding class II aldolase/adducin family protein — protein MKSLEAYKKELVNICRMLYDKNLVSAADGNISVKIGENRILTTPTKVNKGYLTEDMLVVVDNEGKVVEGTHKCSSEIKLHLNIYAEREDINAVIHTHPPFATAFALAHEPIKESYLVETLVILKNITSAPYGTPSTDEVPESIANVVKNSEAILMENHGVVTYGKDLFDAFNKMEALENVAKTIIFSKLLGGPKEIPQERIDYLKQVLKEKGR, from the coding sequence ATGAAAAGCTTAGAGGCATATAAAAAAGAGTTAGTTAATATATGCAGAATGTTATATGATAAGAACTTAGTAAGTGCTGCAGATGGAAACATAAGCGTAAAAATAGGTGAGAACAGAATTCTTACTACTCCTACTAAAGTAAACAAGGGTTATTTAACTGAAGATATGCTGGTAGTAGTGGACAATGAAGGCAAGGTTGTAGAAGGAACACATAAATGCTCCTCTGAGATAAAGCTTCATTTAAACATATATGCAGAGAGGGAAGATATTAATGCTGTAATTCATACACATCCTCCTTTTGCAACAGCTTTTGCTTTAGCACATGAACCAATAAAAGAAAGTTATCTTGTGGAAACTTTGGTAATACTAAAAAATATAACCTCTGCTCCTTATGGAACTCCATCTACAGATGAAGTTCCAGAATCCATTGCAAATGTAGTTAAAAATTCTGAGGCAATACTTATGGAGAACCATGGAGTAGTAACTTATGGAAAAGATTTATTTGATGCATTCAACAAGATGGAAGCTTTAGAGAATGTAGCAAAGACAATAATATTTTCAAAGCTTTTAGGAGGACCAAAGGAGATACCTCAGGAGAGAATAGATTATTTAAAGCAGGTACTGAAAGAGAAGGGCAGGTAA